TTCATATTCCTTCCTTTCCGagtgctgcttcttcttcttctccttcattcCACTCCACTCCACTACGCATTCTACGCTTTCGAAACGCATCGTTTTGCTCACGCCGATTCCAACTCAAGTGAATAACAGCGACTCGAGTTCCGCCAACTCCTTCACTGAcagaagggaaaaaaaaaaagaaagaaaaaacagagCTACCAAACGCAACAAACTCCACTGACTTCTCCATCGCTTCTAGAAGGTTCCACTCCTTAAATCTTCATCTACACGCACTTTGCACCTGTAAATGATTTCATTCACTGAATTAACACACGTGGATTGATCCTCGTTTTGCCTTGCACTTAGGGTTTTCTGTTCTCTCCTTTTTATACCTTATGCGTTTTACGTGTTCGACGAAATTCCTGTGACGATAAacccttatttttttattattctagtgAAAAGAAAAACCATTGAAAATAGATTTGGATTTTCATTACTTGTCATTATACATAGTTTATGATATGTAGAGCAATGGTGTTATTGATACTTATGTTGCATAGGACGTGATGATAATTTAGAATGTGTATCTAGCTATCTGCTGAGACTTCGAAAGTTGAAAATTCTGCTTGGTATGTTATTTGTGCTTGTGTTTTGAATGTGGTTTTGTTCCTGTAACCATGCAGATGTCTTTGTATATTGGTAATATGTCCGAGCACACCCGAAAGGATGAGCTCGAGCATGTTTTCCGTAGGTTTGGGCATTGTAACGTTCAGCTGAAAAGGGAAGGATATGGGTTTGTGGTGTTTGACTTTCCTCCTAATGCGACGAAGGCTTTGAGGGCATTGAAAGGTAGGAATATATGTGGGGAACCACTTACTCTGACGTGGTCCAATAAGCAGCCTGCTGGGAGTTTTCAGAGGTTTCCTAGGGGTGGTGGTAAGATCTACGAACCAAGACGTGGAAGGAATTCTGAGAGGATAGGGCATGTGAGGAGGAAAATGGGTTCCGATGGATGGAGGGATCAGGAGATGGGCAACGATGGTAGGGGTGGATCTGTTGGGGTTCCTAGTGAGGAGAGAGGATATCATCAAGATGATTTTAAAGACTATGTTAGGGAAGAAAGAGATTATAGGGAAGAGTTTCGTGATGATGGCAGTGGAGTTGTGCCTGCCTTGGAGGAAAATGGAAGATGGGGTGAGCCAATTCAGGACACATCGGCTGGCAATGGAAACGAAAATGCTCTAGAATTTGATCGATATGAACCTTACCATGGCTATGACATGAAGCATGATGATAATCATATAGGTTACCGCGGTAGTTCTCCTAGAGCAACATCCTTAGAGAATATGGCCAGAGTGCGGATTGGTGAGGAAACCGTGAATCGTCCGAAGGACTCAAAATTCCGGCAAACATGCTATAGATGTGGTGAGCCAGGTCACAAAATGCGAGATTGTCCAAAACAGAATTCTTCACGGAGAAAGTATGAGAGGTTGGATGGTAggcgaaataataaaatagatggAAATCATAGAATTGAAGATGAAGATAAATTCAGGTCTGAATCCTGGTCGAAGATGCGGTCAAGTAGGGATGCTTTATCAATGAGGAACCAGAGAGATGAACGGAGGGGGTCTGCATCACGACAATACCATTCACCATTAAGAAACAAATTGTCCCCTATGGCAAAGGAAACCGACAGGCACCGAAGAAGGGAATATGGAGGGAAGAAGCGGTGCAGAAACGAAGTAGAATCACCTAAAAGACCTAGGGGAAAAAGATCAAGACGGTCAACCAGTTCTTCCTTGCATTCAGATTACTCTACTTCTCACTCACTCCCAAATTCTCGATCACCCAAGTCTCTGCGGAAGTCACGTTTCCATTCAAGATCAAGATCAGTATCTTCTAGATCACACTCCTCATCTTCAAAGTTAATATCTTCTTCAAAATCTCCACACCGCAATGGCAAAAGTTCAGATTATAGGAGGTCAAGCTCTCATAGATCTTTGTCTGTCTCACTCAATCAGCCTTTGCCATCATCTGCGAAAAAGATCGAGCCCAATTCAAAATCATCTTCCATTAATGCTACCGCGCTTGAATGTATGGATCATTTGGTTGTACAGGGACATAAGAATGGGAGTGCAATGGAGTCGGAAAATGTTCAATCCAAGGATGAAGGTCTTGCTGTAAATGGAACCTCTGCAGTGCACTCTACAGTGGTGGATGACATTGAAAATGACCAATGCGTTCAGGTGGACAATGATAAAAATAGTAGTCTAAGACCATCAGATACATTAGCAGATTTAACCAAATCGCCTGTTACCAGGAATTTGTCTACAGAGGTTGTGAAAGAGAAAGAGCTTTCTTGTCACACTGAGACACCATTGGTGCATGATATTCAGAAGGGAATTCAGAACCAAGTTTCAGAAACTTGTGTCAATTCCCATTCTCGTCATACAACAGCCATA
This sequence is a window from Arachis duranensis cultivar V14167 chromosome 2, aradu.V14167.gnm2.J7QH, whole genome shotgun sequence. Protein-coding genes within it:
- the LOC107476175 gene encoding uncharacterized protein LOC107476175; this translates as MSLYIGNMSEHTRKDELEHVFRRFGHCNVQLKREGYGFVVFDFPPNATKALRALKGRNICGEPLTLTWSNKQPAGSFQRFPRGGGKIYEPRRGRNSERIGHVRRKMGSDGWRDQEMGNDGRGGSVGVPSEERGYHQDDFKDYVREERDYREEFRDDGSGVVPALEENGRWGEPIQDTSAGNGNENALEFDRYEPYHGYDMKHDDNHIGYRGSSPRATSLENMARVRIGEETVNRPKDSKFRQTCYRCGEPGHKMRDCPKQNSSRRKYERLDGRRNNKIDGNHRIEDEDKFRSESWSKMRSSRDALSMRNQRDERRGSASRQYHSPLRNKLSPMAKETDRHRRREYGGKKRCRNEVESPKRPRGKRSRRSTSSSLHSDYSTSHSLPNSRSPKSLRKSRFHSRSRSVSSRSHSSSSKLISSSKSPHRNGKSSDYRRSSSHRSLSVSLNQPLPSSAKKIEPNSKSSSINATALECMDHLVVQGHKNGSAMESENVQSKDEGLAVNGTSAVHSTVVDDIENDQCVQVDNDKNSSLRPSDTLADLTKSPVTRNLSTEVVKEKELSCHTETPLVHDIQKGIQNQVSETCVNSHSRHTTAISTEEMFMVLKNYGLELPKDNEETLSVDAFFGSARLWPWHIVYYRRLKKGPISAENYARRVAQNQEFGIVDKYIRSSSGWGEVDLVNS